The Tistrella mobilis genome window below encodes:
- a CDS encoding NAD-dependent epimerase/dehydratase family protein, with product MDRFDRPHFQGLEQRLRMRILVFGGGSLLARAFTGRVISGGSLRIARHDDIDAPDLMDGIDVVVNFARHPDDMRLPHAPERDVDLRLARRMAGTRARYVMLSSRKVYAADAQQDATEDAPLSGLDVYGRNKVAAEAALRDLLPPDRLTVLRIGNVIGPERIPGRRSFMGFMLNTLADTGEIVFDMSPFVSRDFVTVEHFAAQLGRVVELGLTGTYNLSSGTGIMCGELALAVIRGHGRGQLRIIDPRHADAFRLDVSRLVRETGLRQTADEIISYCYNLGRALG from the coding sequence TTGGACCGGTTTGACCGTCCGCATTTTCAGGGCCTGGAGCAACGACTTCGCATGCGCATTCTCGTCTTTGGCGGCGGAAGCCTGCTCGCCCGCGCCTTCACCGGGAGAGTCATATCCGGCGGGTCGCTCCGGATCGCCCGGCATGACGACATCGATGCCCCCGACCTGATGGACGGGATCGACGTCGTGGTGAATTTCGCCCGCCACCCCGACGACATGCGCCTGCCCCACGCCCCGGAACGGGACGTCGATCTCCGCCTGGCCCGACGCATGGCCGGAACGCGGGCGCGCTATGTGATGCTGAGTTCCCGCAAGGTCTATGCCGCCGACGCACAGCAGGACGCGACCGAAGACGCTCCGCTGTCCGGGCTCGACGTCTATGGTCGCAACAAGGTTGCAGCGGAAGCCGCCCTGCGGGACCTGCTGCCCCCGGATCGGCTCACGGTGTTGCGTATCGGCAACGTCATCGGCCCGGAGCGCATTCCCGGACGCCGCAGCTTCATGGGGTTCATGCTGAACACACTTGCCGACACGGGTGAAATCGTGTTCGACATGAGCCCGTTCGTCTCGCGCGACTTTGTGACGGTGGAACATTTCGCGGCCCAGCTTGGCAGAGTCGTCGAACTCGGTCTGACCGGCACGTACAATCTGTCCTCGGGAACAGGCATCATGTGTGGCGAGCTTGCCCTTGCCGTGATCCGCGGACATGGCAGGGGGCAGCTGCGGATCATCGATCCGCGCCATGCCGACGCCTTCCGCCTGGACGTCTCGCGCCTCGTTCGTGAAACCGGCCTCAGACAGACGGCCGACGAAATCATCAGCTACTGTTACAATCTGGGAAGGGCTCTTGGATAA
- a CDS encoding nucleotide sugar dehydrogenase produces the protein MDVGESTADDPFLLPIFEQADPETAVLGVIGLGYVGLPLAVAFALHGRRVIGYDLDAHRIARIRSGTDETGEVSPPDLQRALTCGLTPTADPDRLSEARIIMVCVPTPITPDRRPDLGPLLSACAILGPRLRAGSVVVFESTVYPGVTEDICGPALATASGLVVGRDVMLGYSPERINPGDRSHRVDTIVKVVSGQGRALTEALSRLYGLLNGGLIHVAPSIRAAEAAKAIENAQRDINIAFVNEVALICERIGLSVHDVLDAARTKWNFLDFKPGLVGGHCIGVDPYYLSHLSQMIGHQPEVILAGRRLNDHMADEMADRIAFRFREVVRPILRPTVLVLGATFKEDVPDLRNSRIPQLIHRLSRHGFDVKVHDPWFAPQELASRQAVEAIGWPEETFDLVIMAVGHRVFLDRSSEAIFRLVSPGGMMADPKGLYRTAQRDPSVNYWSL, from the coding sequence ATGGATGTTGGCGAATCGACGGCGGACGATCCGTTCCTGCTCCCGATCTTCGAACAGGCGGACCCTGAAACGGCAGTTCTGGGGGTGATTGGTCTCGGTTATGTCGGGCTGCCTCTGGCCGTGGCGTTTGCTCTGCACGGTCGGCGCGTTATCGGATATGACCTGGATGCCCATCGGATTGCTCGTATTCGGTCCGGGACGGATGAGACCGGCGAGGTTTCGCCCCCCGACCTGCAGCGGGCATTGACATGCGGGCTGACGCCGACGGCTGATCCGGATCGTCTTTCGGAGGCCCGGATTATCATGGTGTGCGTCCCCACTCCAATCACACCGGACAGGCGGCCTGATCTCGGCCCGTTGCTCTCGGCGTGTGCGATTCTGGGGCCGCGGTTGCGAGCCGGGAGCGTGGTCGTGTTTGAGAGCACGGTTTATCCCGGCGTGACTGAAGACATATGCGGTCCCGCCCTGGCTACGGCTTCGGGACTGGTGGTGGGCCGCGACGTGATGCTCGGCTACTCCCCGGAACGGATCAATCCCGGAGATCGGTCACATCGCGTTGATACAATCGTGAAAGTCGTGTCCGGGCAGGGGAGGGCGCTCACCGAGGCGCTCAGCCGCTTGTATGGCTTGCTCAACGGCGGGTTGATCCATGTCGCTCCATCAATCCGGGCGGCAGAAGCGGCGAAAGCGATTGAGAATGCCCAGCGTGACATCAACATCGCTTTCGTGAACGAAGTGGCGCTGATCTGCGAGCGGATCGGTTTGTCGGTCCATGATGTGCTCGATGCGGCCCGTACGAAGTGGAACTTCCTCGATTTCAAGCCGGGCCTGGTCGGAGGGCACTGCATCGGTGTCGATCCCTACTATCTCAGCCACCTGTCGCAAATGATCGGTCATCAGCCCGAGGTTATACTCGCCGGCCGCCGCCTTAACGATCACATGGCAGATGAGATGGCTGATCGCATTGCCTTCCGCTTCCGCGAGGTCGTCCGGCCAATCCTTCGTCCGACGGTTCTGGTTCTCGGGGCCACGTTTAAGGAAGATGTTCCGGATCTGCGAAATTCGCGGATTCCCCAGCTAATCCATCGGCTCTCTCGCCATGGTTTTGATGTCAAGGTACACGATCCGTGGTTCGCACCTCAGGAGTTGGCGTCTAGACAGGCTGTTGAGGCAATAGGCTGGCCGGAAGAGACGTTTGATCTTGTAATAATGGCAGTCGGACATCGGGTTTTTCTTGACCGATCGTCAGAAGCGATCTTCCGTCTCGTCTCTCCTGGAGGAATGATGGCGGATCCAAAAGGGCTCTACCGAACTGCACAGCGTGATCCGTCTGTCAACTACTGGAGCCTGTAG
- a CDS encoding C4-dicarboxylate TRAP transporter substrate-binding protein produces the protein MKRLAGPFLAAACALAAALPAAAETRLIHAEPGPNRGVRAEATEWWIGEAARRSGGELAFDIHWGGALFGANAALTSITNGVADSGLIVGSYLESEFPELYMGDLPLSERDPWVTMHAMNEILSSYPAVQTALADKNLAYLGIYATSPLQIGCRNDALTTVDDVKGMKMRYGGVYGPVFSALGGNMVEMSIYDTFQGMETGLIDCTPTYAYFAVATKLDEMLDSLTPIKLSPASSVATFMNRDVFEDLSPEHRKVLEGLRAEVIDHFAERLSKADADAMKKMTTREKPVVVYNLTPEDDARILEAAQPVITQWKASATAKGFDAEALLAEYKRLLDKWAKIRDTQGYPWERG, from the coding sequence ATGAAACGCCTTGCCGGACCGTTTCTGGCAGCAGCCTGCGCGCTTGCGGCAGCCCTGCCCGCCGCAGCCGAGACCCGTCTGATTCATGCCGAACCCGGGCCGAACCGCGGTGTGCGTGCCGAAGCCACCGAATGGTGGATCGGCGAGGCCGCGCGCCGCAGCGGCGGCGAGCTGGCCTTCGACATCCATTGGGGCGGGGCGCTGTTCGGGGCCAATGCCGCGCTGACCTCGATCACAAACGGGGTGGCCGATAGCGGGCTGATCGTCGGATCCTATCTCGAATCCGAATTTCCCGAGCTGTATATGGGCGACCTGCCGCTGTCGGAGCGCGATCCCTGGGTCACCATGCATGCGATGAACGAGATCCTGTCGTCCTATCCCGCCGTTCAGACGGCGCTGGCGGACAAGAACCTCGCCTATCTCGGCATCTATGCGACCTCGCCGCTGCAGATCGGCTGCCGCAACGACGCGCTGACCACGGTCGACGACGTCAAGGGCATGAAGATGCGCTATGGCGGGGTCTATGGGCCGGTCTTTTCGGCACTGGGAGGCAACATGGTCGAGATGTCGATCTACGACACCTTCCAGGGCATGGAGACCGGGCTGATCGACTGCACGCCCACCTATGCCTATTTCGCGGTCGCGACCAAGCTGGACGAAATGCTCGACAGCCTGACCCCGATCAAGCTGAGCCCGGCGAGCAGCGTTGCCACCTTCATGAACCGCGACGTGTTCGAAGATCTGTCGCCCGAGCATCGCAAGGTGCTGGAGGGGCTGCGCGCCGAGGTGATCGACCATTTCGCCGAACGGCTGAGCAAGGCCGATGCGGATGCGATGAAGAAGATGACCACCCGCGAGAAGCCGGTGGTGGTCTACAACCTCACCCCCGAAGACGATGCCAGGATCCTTGAGGCCGCCCAGCCGGTGATCACACAGTGGAAGGCCTCCGCCACCGCCAAAGGCTTCGATGCCGAGGCGCTGCTCGCCGAATACAAGCGGCTGCTCGACAAATGGGCGAAGATCCGCGACACGCAGGGCTATCCCTGGGAGCGCGGCTGA
- the cysW gene encoding sulfate ABC transporter permease subunit CysW: MTKIPPLRQQSVPLTESRPVRILAVAAALSILVAFLVLPLFSVFAQAMAKGAGAFLEAIREPDALAAIRLTLMVAAIAVPANLIFGIAAAWAITRFDFRGRNLLISLIDLPFSVSPVISGLVWVLLFGAHGWFGPWLAAHGLKIVFAVPGLVLATIFVTFPFVARELIPLMLAQGRDEEEAALTLGAGWFTIMRRVTLPNVRNGLLAGILLCNARAMGEFGAVSVVSGHIRGLTNTMPLHVEILYNEYDYVGAFAVASLLALLALVTLVVKTLLERGHRRTGAH, encoded by the coding sequence ATGACGAAGATCCCTCCCCTCCGGCAACAGTCGGTGCCGCTGACCGAAAGCCGGCCGGTGCGCATCCTCGCCGTCGCAGCCGCACTCTCGATCCTGGTCGCCTTCCTGGTTCTGCCGCTCTTCAGCGTTTTCGCCCAGGCCATGGCCAAGGGCGCCGGCGCGTTTCTGGAAGCGATCCGCGAGCCCGACGCCCTGGCAGCAATCCGGCTGACCCTGATGGTGGCCGCAATCGCCGTCCCCGCCAACCTGATCTTCGGCATCGCTGCCGCCTGGGCGATCACCCGCTTCGACTTCCGCGGCCGCAACCTGCTGATCTCGCTGATCGACCTGCCCTTCTCGGTCTCGCCGGTGATTTCGGGCCTGGTCTGGGTGCTGCTGTTCGGCGCCCATGGCTGGTTCGGTCCCTGGCTGGCAGCCCATGGGCTCAAGATCGTGTTCGCGGTGCCGGGGCTGGTCCTGGCGACGATCTTCGTCACTTTCCCCTTCGTCGCGCGCGAGCTGATCCCGCTGATGCTGGCCCAGGGCCGCGACGAGGAAGAGGCGGCGCTGACGCTCGGCGCCGGGTGGTTCACCATCATGCGCCGGGTGACGCTGCCCAATGTCCGCAACGGCCTGCTTGCCGGCATCCTGCTGTGCAATGCGCGGGCGATGGGCGAGTTCGGCGCAGTATCGGTGGTCTCGGGCCATATCCGCGGCCTGACCAATACCATGCCGCTGCATGTGGAAATCCTCTACAACGAGTATGACTATGTCGGCGCCTTCGCCGTGGCATCGCTGCTTGCCCTGCTGGCACTCGTCACCCTGGTCGTGAAAACCCTGCTGGAACGCGGCCATCGCCGGACCGGCGCCCACTGA
- a CDS encoding dTDP-glucose 4,6-dehydratase, with the protein MPKIVITGGAGFIGSHITDHICEQFPDHDVVVFDKMTYAADFRNIQTLATSERIELVVGDICDFDLACRVVDGADYVIHAAAESHVDNSFGNSLLFTMTNVYGTHAMMEACRRMGVKRIVHVSTDEVYGEVLDGAADESTVLNPTNPYSASKAGAEMIISGYLHSYKMPIVTVRGNNIYGIRQYPEKIIPRFSLLLECGKKLTIHGTGNNRRHFLAAQDFAAAIALLMRKGEIGEIYNIGSEDEFENIVVARMIAENFGYKLDDVVDFVPDRPFNDRRYAINSTKIRELGWAPRRSLLDDLPTVVRWYRDNAPRFRRLMSTFESHSADIDIDLRAITHGA; encoded by the coding sequence ATGCCGAAGATCGTCATCACCGGCGGCGCAGGCTTCATCGGGTCGCATATCACCGACCACATCTGCGAGCAGTTCCCAGATCATGACGTGGTCGTCTTCGACAAGATGACCTATGCGGCCGATTTCCGGAACATCCAGACGCTGGCGACCAGCGAGCGCATCGAGCTTGTGGTCGGCGACATCTGCGATTTCGACCTGGCCTGCCGGGTGGTCGACGGCGCGGATTATGTGATCCATGCCGCAGCCGAAAGCCATGTCGACAATTCCTTCGGCAACTCTCTGCTCTTCACCATGACCAATGTCTACGGCACCCATGCCATGATGGAGGCCTGCCGGCGGATGGGCGTGAAGCGCATCGTTCACGTCTCCACCGACGAGGTCTATGGCGAGGTTCTGGACGGGGCGGCCGACGAGAGCACGGTGCTGAACCCCACCAACCCCTATTCGGCATCGAAGGCCGGCGCCGAGATGATCATCTCGGGCTATCTGCATTCGTACAAAATGCCGATCGTCACCGTGCGCGGGAACAACATCTACGGCATCCGTCAGTACCCCGAGAAGATCATCCCGCGCTTCTCGCTGCTGCTGGAATGCGGCAAGAAGCTGACGATCCACGGCACGGGCAACAATCGCCGCCACTTCCTGGCCGCACAGGATTTCGCCGCCGCCATCGCCCTGCTGATGCGCAAGGGCGAGATCGGCGAGATCTACAATATCGGTTCTGAAGACGAATTCGAGAACATTGTCGTCGCGCGCATGATTGCCGAAAACTTCGGTTACAAGCTGGACGACGTGGTCGATTTCGTGCCGGACCGCCCGTTCAACGACCGGCGGTATGCGATCAACAGCACCAAGATCCGCGAACTCGGCTGGGCGCCCAGGCGCAGCCTGCTCGACGATCTGCCGACGGTCGTGCGCTGGTATCGCGACAACGCCCCCCGCTTCCGCCGGCTGATGAGCACCTTCGAAAGCCATAGCGCCGACATCGACATCGATCTGCGCGCCATCACTCACGGCGCCTGA
- a CDS encoding TRAP transporter small permease codes for MMTRIETLMNTIATLSVVALCLLIAANVAGRIFFGAGVPDAMVLVRELMVPAILFPLASATAARAHVAIEVVAQFFPPALARWMAVLAALIGLVIVLPLLWAGWREFTDAFGSGALFTGDLGLPKWPGRALFVIALAMFALRLLHVAATDLAAALRGQDTPRPDPQGS; via the coding sequence ATGATGACCCGCATTGAAACCCTGATGAACACGATCGCCACGCTTTCGGTCGTGGCGCTGTGCCTGCTGATCGCCGCCAATGTCGCCGGCCGGATCTTCTTCGGCGCCGGCGTGCCCGACGCCATGGTGCTGGTGCGCGAGCTGATGGTGCCGGCGATCCTCTTCCCCCTCGCCTCGGCCACCGCCGCGCGCGCCCATGTCGCGATCGAGGTGGTGGCCCAGTTCTTCCCCCCGGCGCTGGCGCGCTGGATGGCGGTGCTGGCGGCCCTGATCGGCCTGGTGATCGTGCTGCCGCTGCTCTGGGCGGGCTGGCGCGAATTCACCGATGCCTTCGGCAGCGGCGCCTTGTTCACCGGCGATCTCGGCCTGCCGAAATGGCCCGGACGGGCGCTGTTCGTGATCGCGCTCGCCATGTTCGCACTGCGCCTGCTGCATGTCGCCGCAACCGATCTGGCCGCGGCCCTGCGCGGCCAGGATACCCCCCGCCCCGATCCGCAGGGGAGCTGA
- the cysT gene encoding sulfate ABC transporter permease subunit CysT gives MRAIMGRSVRAGAGPLPGFGPALGLTLTWLSLIVLIPLAAVFVRASGLGADEILAKTFSDRALAAYRLSFGGALIAAAVSSLAGLLIAWVLVRYDFPGRRLADAVVDLPFALPTAVAGIALTALTAPNGLIGAPLAAVGIRIAFTPVGVIVAMVFIGLPFVVRTVQPVLEDLDREVEEAAASLGAGRRQILWRVILPALAPGLSAGFALAFARAVGEYGSVIFIAGNMPGVSEIAPLLIVISLEQYDYAGASAIAAVMLIASFILLLIVNGLDARRRRAMEG, from the coding sequence ATGCGTGCCATCATGGGCCGCAGCGTCCGCGCCGGTGCCGGCCCCCTGCCGGGGTTCGGGCCGGCGCTTGGCCTGACGCTGACCTGGTTGTCGCTGATCGTGCTGATCCCGCTTGCCGCCGTGTTCGTCCGCGCCTCGGGGCTGGGGGCGGACGAAATCCTGGCCAAGACCTTCTCGGATCGCGCCCTTGCCGCTTATCGGCTCAGTTTCGGCGGCGCATTGATCGCCGCGGCCGTCTCCAGCCTTGCCGGGCTGCTGATCGCCTGGGTGCTGGTGCGTTACGACTTTCCCGGCCGGCGCCTTGCCGATGCGGTCGTCGACCTGCCCTTCGCCCTGCCGACGGCGGTTGCCGGTATTGCGCTGACGGCCCTGACGGCGCCCAACGGCCTGATCGGGGCACCGCTTGCCGCCGTCGGCATCCGGATCGCCTTCACGCCGGTGGGCGTGATCGTGGCCATGGTGTTCATCGGCCTGCCCTTCGTGGTCCGCACCGTGCAGCCGGTGCTGGAAGATCTGGATCGTGAGGTCGAAGAGGCGGCAGCCTCGCTCGGCGCGGGCCGCCGCCAGATCCTGTGGCGGGTGATCCTGCCGGCCCTGGCACCCGGCCTCTCTGCCGGTTTCGCCCTCGCCTTCGCGCGGGCGGTGGGGGAATACGGCTCGGTGATCTTCATCGCCGGCAACATGCCGGGGGTAAGCGAAATCGCACCACTCCTCATCGTGATCAGCCTGGAGCAGTACGACTATGCCGGCGCCTCGGCGATCGCCGCCGTGATGCTGATCGCGTCGTTCATCCTGCTGCTGATCGTCAACGGCCTGGATGCCCGCCGCCGTCGGGCCATGGAGGGGTGA
- a CDS encoding sulfate ABC transporter substrate-binding protein — MTRNHDIRPARHLRYIASAALIAATILASSVIAPAKAADVELLNVSYDPTRELYKDVNRAFAAKWQAETGDTLTIRQSHGGSGKQARSVIDGLEADVVTLALAYDIDAIADNGGALRQDWQTALPDNSAPYTSTIVLLVRKGNPKGIKDWDDLLKPGVQVITPNPKTSGGARWNYLAAWGYALDQGRDAAGARDFVKALFANVPVLDSGARGSTTTFVQRGIGDVLLAWENEALLAVNELGPDAFDIVVPSLSILAEPPVAVVDRFVDAHGTRKVAEAYLNFLYTVEGQELAAKHFYRPRNAEVAARHAATFPEVKLFTIDAVFGGWRKVQAEHFNDGGIFDQIVAKK, encoded by the coding sequence ATGACCCGGAACCATGACATTCGTCCGGCACGGCATCTGCGATACATCGCAAGCGCAGCCCTGATTGCAGCCACCATCCTCGCCTCCTCGGTGATCGCCCCCGCAAAGGCCGCAGACGTCGAATTGCTCAACGTCTCCTACGACCCCACCCGGGAGCTGTACAAAGACGTCAACAGGGCCTTTGCCGCAAAATGGCAGGCGGAAACCGGCGATACCCTCACCATCCGCCAGAGCCATGGCGGATCGGGCAAGCAGGCACGCAGCGTGATCGACGGGCTGGAGGCGGATGTCGTGACCCTGGCACTTGCCTATGACATCGATGCCATCGCCGACAATGGCGGCGCTCTCCGCCAGGACTGGCAGACGGCATTGCCCGACAATTCGGCCCCCTACACCTCGACCATCGTGCTTCTGGTCCGCAAGGGCAACCCCAAGGGGATCAAGGACTGGGACGATCTGCTCAAGCCCGGGGTGCAGGTGATCACCCCCAACCCCAAAACCTCGGGCGGCGCGCGCTGGAACTACCTTGCGGCCTGGGGCTATGCGCTCGATCAGGGCCGCGATGCGGCCGGCGCCCGCGACTTCGTGAAGGCGCTGTTCGCCAATGTACCGGTGCTCGACAGCGGCGCCCGCGGCTCGACCACGACCTTCGTCCAGCGCGGCATCGGCGATGTTCTGCTGGCCTGGGAAAACGAAGCCCTGCTGGCGGTGAACGAACTCGGCCCCGATGCCTTCGATATCGTCGTGCCCTCGCTCTCGATCCTGGCGGAGCCGCCGGTGGCCGTGGTCGACCGGTTCGTCGACGCCCACGGCACCCGCAAGGTTGCCGAGGCCTATCTGAATTTCCTCTACACGGTCGAGGGCCAGGAACTGGCAGCAAAGCACTTCTATCGCCCGCGTAACGCCGAGGTGGCTGCCCGCCATGCCGCCACCTTCCCTGAGGTGAAACTGTTCACCATTGATGCGGTGTTCGGTGGCTGGCGCAAGGTCCAGGCCGAGCACTTCAACGATGGCGGCATTTTCGACCAGATCGTCGCGAAGAAGTGA
- a CDS encoding sugar transferase, with translation MTDVNTSHVFEASLDRGVVPATTTGARIFKRAFDIVGAATLLLLLSPLFLILGLCVATTKGPIFYGHERLGYRGNRFKCYKFRSMVPNADKLLKDLLARDAEARAEWEQFEKLRKDPRITGIGRILRKTSLDELPQLWNVLRGDMSLVGPRPMALHETSRWGATLVEYTSLRPGITGLWQINGRTDSDYDSRIAFNRTYLENWTPLLDLKLLFQTVRVVFSPNSGAY, from the coding sequence ATGACGGATGTCAACACCAGCCACGTGTTCGAGGCGAGCCTTGATCGCGGCGTGGTTCCGGCGACCACGACCGGGGCTCGTATCTTCAAGCGTGCATTCGATATCGTGGGCGCCGCGACGCTGCTGCTGCTTCTGTCGCCGCTCTTCCTGATCCTCGGGCTGTGCGTCGCGACCACGAAGGGGCCGATCTTCTACGGTCATGAGCGGCTCGGTTATCGTGGTAACCGTTTCAAGTGCTACAAATTCCGCTCGATGGTCCCGAATGCGGACAAGCTGCTCAAGGATCTGCTCGCCCGCGACGCCGAGGCACGCGCCGAGTGGGAGCAGTTCGAAAAGCTGCGCAAGGATCCGCGTATCACTGGCATCGGCCGAATCCTGCGCAAGACCAGCTTGGACGAACTCCCGCAGCTGTGGAATGTGCTGCGCGGTGACATGAGCCTTGTGGGGCCGCGCCCCATGGCTCTGCATGAGACTTCCCGCTGGGGGGCGACCCTGGTGGAGTATACGTCGCTGCGTCCGGGTATCACCGGTCTCTGGCAGATCAACGGCCGGACCGACAGCGACTATGACTCGCGCATCGCCTTCAACCGCACCTATCTCGAGAACTGGACGCCGCTTCTGGACCTGAAGCTGCTGTTCCAGACCGTGCGGGTGGTCTTCTCGCCCAACAGCGGCGCGTACTGA
- a CDS encoding TRAP transporter large permease — translation MELWIYGIIAFGAMLSLLALRVPISFALGGVAVTAIFLLFAWRTGSFMPERAIRATLSLIFASTYDLVHSYDLSMIPLFIALGHVAHRAGITTEIYEAARVWLVRLPGGVAIASVAGCGGFSAISGSSIACASTMGRICTPEMLRLNYDPRLATASVAAGGTLGSLIPPSVLFIIYGIFTETSINQLFLAGILPGLLSMAGYAAAIMIWVRRDPSIAPVPAETIPLRDKLVAAARSWPAVVMFAIVVGGIYGGIFTATEAAALTLLFATLVGLGRGRMRLADIVPTMRETAKTTAAIFFIAACAKTFVAFISLTGLSNQMVTAVGAADFGPWAFIAAVVVIYLVLGMFLDPVGIMVLTLPLMIPMVESYGMDLIWFGVVIVKLLEIGLITPPVGLNVFVLAAVIEDKVQIGRIFAGITRFLAMDLVVLALLIAIPSISLIVPLTMH, via the coding sequence ATGGAGCTCTGGATCTACGGCATCATCGCCTTCGGCGCGATGCTCTCTCTGCTTGCCCTGCGCGTGCCGATCTCGTTCGCGCTGGGTGGCGTCGCGGTGACCGCGATCTTCCTGCTGTTCGCCTGGCGGACCGGCAGCTTCATGCCCGAACGCGCGATCCGCGCCACCCTGTCGCTGATCTTCGCCAGCACCTACGATCTGGTGCACAGCTACGACCTGTCGATGATCCCGCTGTTCATCGCGCTGGGTCACGTCGCCCACAGGGCGGGGATCACCACCGAAATCTACGAAGCCGCCAGGGTCTGGCTGGTCCGCCTGCCGGGCGGTGTCGCCATCGCCTCGGTCGCCGGCTGCGGCGGGTTCTCGGCCATCTCGGGCTCGTCGATCGCCTGCGCCTCGACCATGGGGCGGATCTGCACGCCCGAAATGCTGCGCCTGAACTATGACCCGCGCCTGGCCACCGCCAGCGTGGCGGCGGGCGGCACGCTGGGCTCGCTGATCCCGCCCTCGGTGCTGTTCATCATCTACGGCATCTTCACCGAAACCTCGATCAATCAGCTGTTTCTGGCGGGCATCCTGCCGGGGCTGCTGTCGATGGCGGGCTATGCCGCCGCGATCATGATCTGGGTGCGGCGGGATCCGTCGATCGCGCCGGTGCCGGCCGAAACCATCCCGCTCCGCGACAAGCTGGTGGCCGCCGCCCGATCCTGGCCGGCGGTGGTGATGTTCGCGATCGTGGTCGGCGGCATCTATGGCGGCATCTTCACCGCCACCGAGGCCGCCGCCCTCACCCTGCTCTTCGCCACCCTGGTCGGGTTGGGGCGGGGCCGGATGCGGCTGGCCGATATCGTGCCGACCATGCGCGAGACTGCCAAGACCACGGCCGCGATCTTCTTCATCGCCGCCTGCGCCAAGACCTTCGTCGCCTTCATCTCGCTGACCGGCCTGTCGAACCAGATGGTCACTGCGGTGGGTGCGGCCGATTTCGGCCCCTGGGCCTTCATCGCAGCCGTGGTGGTGATCTATCTGGTGCTCGGCATGTTCCTCGACCCCGTGGGCATCATGGTGCTGACCCTGCCGCTGATGATCCCGATGGTCGAAAGCTACGGCATGGATCTGATCTGGTTCGGTGTGGTGATCGTGAAGCTGCTGGAAATCGGCCTGATCACGCCCCCGGTCGGCCTCAACGTCTTCGTGCTCGCCGCCGTGATCGAGGACAAGGTGCAGATCGGGCGGATCTTCGCCGGCATCACCCGCTTCCTGGCCATGGATCTGGTGGTTCTGGCCCTGCTGATCGCCATCCCGTCGATCTCGCTGATCGTGCCTCTGACCATGCACTGA
- a CDS encoding NAD-dependent epimerase/dehydratase family protein, translated as MTVLITGAAGFIGSHVASLLLDRGEEVLGIDDLNDYYDPALKRARLARLEGRAGFAFRRLDIADRAAIEALRDHLPRIDRIIHLAAQAGVRYSIEAPHSYTRANVEGHLCLLELARHLPGLVHMVYASSSSVYGANRQLPFSEADRVDTPLSLYAATKRAGELMAHTYAHLYALPLTGLRFFTVYGPWGRPDMSAWLFTDAILKGRPIRVFNEGRMRRDFTYVDDIAQGVVAALDAPPAFEAGEGRVLHRVFNLGNNAPVALDDFIRAIEVATGREAVKIMEPMQPGDVPATYADIDQARTLLGFAPRTPIDDGIPRFVAWFRAYHEI; from the coding sequence ATGACCGTCCTCATCACCGGTGCCGCCGGCTTCATCGGCTCGCACGTGGCATCCCTGCTGCTCGATCGCGGGGAAGAGGTTCTCGGCATCGACGACCTGAACGACTATTACGATCCGGCCCTGAAGCGGGCCCGGCTGGCCCGGCTGGAGGGGCGCGCCGGCTTTGCCTTCCGCCGGCTGGACATCGCGGATCGTGCCGCGATCGAGGCCCTGCGCGATCATCTGCCGCGGATCGATCGCATCATCCATCTGGCAGCCCAGGCCGGGGTGCGCTATTCGATCGAGGCGCCGCACAGCTATACGCGGGCGAATGTCGAGGGGCATCTCTGTCTTCTGGAGCTTGCCCGCCATCTGCCCGGCCTGGTGCACATGGTCTATGCCTCCTCTTCGTCGGTTTACGGCGCCAATCGTCAGCTGCCCTTTTCCGAAGCGGATCGGGTCGATACCCCGCTGTCGCTCTATGCTGCCACCAAGCGGGCGGGGGAGCTGATGGCCCATACCTACGCCCATCTCTATGCTCTGCCGCTGACCGGACTGCGGTTCTTTACCGTCTATGGCCCCTGGGGGCGGCCCGACATGTCGGCCTGGCTGTTTACCGATGCCATCCTGAAGGGGCGTCCGATCCGGGTCTTCAACGAGGGGCGGATGCGGCGCGATTTCACTTATGTCGATGACATCGCCCAGGGGGTCGTGGCCGCCCTGGATGCGCCTCCGGCTTTTGAAGCCGGAGAGGGTCGCGTGCTGCACCGCGTCTTCAATCTGGGCAATAACGCACCTGTGGCCCTCGACGATTTCATTCGGGCGATAGAGGTGGCCACCGGGCGTGAGGCGGTGAAGATCATGGAGCCGATGCAGCCAGGCGATGTACCGGCGACCTATGCTGACATCGATCAGGCGCGTACGCTTTTGGGCTTTGCGCCGCGCACTCCGATTGACGATGGTATACCCCGTTTCGTCGCTTGGTTTCGGGCCTATCACGAGATCTGA